The segment TGAATTTACAACGTTATGACtaacaatatataattatatattatgaaaaatattaaatgaagttaatatacctaaattaaaataataagtgtGGTAACTCTAaacagattaaattattattcgataaagaaaattgaataatCCATCACCACATCAATAAGCCgttaatcataaaattttaattcgtTTACCAATTATTTATTCGACAATCCAATATCAATAAGCCAATAACCTATTTACGATTGACTTATCTgttatgattaaattttaaacaCCTTTAGaccctaattatttttattattttaatttatttatctaattatttaattgacacgtaattttaaactaaaaaatatatagaatatagcaaaatgttttttaatctGAAAATCTTAAAAGTGTCattgtgaaaataaaatttttaaaaagtatttctaaagatgaataaaataaaaaaaagtagagaaaaaTTAGGGAAGGTGGAGTTATTATAGCGGAGAAATTAGGTAAAGTAGAAAGGAAGTGCAAAGAACCGTACCAAATCCGTACGGAAAAAAACAAAAGCGGAAAAGGTATTGTGGTGTGCTGGCACCTTAACTTTTACTCATTTgttcataactttttttttatcttcgattttaatttatttgtcttattttttatatataatttttaaattttaatcatttccatttaaatatcaatttataatatttgacatattttacgtaaaattataagattatgctgatttttttttaaaaatatcaaaataaaaatcagaaaaataaattatataaggaAAAAAGTATTTATCGTTTAGCCAATTTGGAGTACGTTACGTTAATAAATAAGGGCCATGCAATGCAAAATGTCGATTATGTTGTCATGGTTCACTATGTAGACCTCACACGCTcgccaatttatttatttattcaagtgggtccttaattcattttttttttccttaattcaTTTgcattcttattttatatttttttaaaaataattctttgtaaaaaatatgaataaataattttaacactggataaaaataaagtatatgCTAATGTTATGAATAGTTGATTTACTTTTCGCAATTTTATCTTTATAGTTAACAAATACTCTATATTTcagttaaaatgaaaaattatttattgataaagagtttaaaaaaatgttttgagTAGTATTTTAGATgcatattataataaatacgaAAATACATTCTCCtaaaaacttttgaaaagcATATCGGATTATCATTGTTTTAATTTTGCTATTTTTGAACGGTAGatttatgatgttgaattaaaacaaaataaatataaataggtGTTAATTTTTACGAAATGgacaagaaagaaagaacataaaatagtatatattgGAGTAACGTTTTTTACACCACAAACGTACatgtttatgttatgttttgttgtgacagatttctattttttcttttgatcaaattaaaagaatataatgGAGTCTTAGCAgcgatatattaaaaaattataaaataaaatatatattttaaaaattgctGTTAAAGGGgcgattttgtttttttttttaaaaaaattaatcaaatttaacaaattgaTGCTACAGtagtgattttatttttttcggcAGACAAAATCGCTACTTTGTGAGCGATCTTGCAATTttggttaaaaagaaatttcatataccaattttgaattttttgtgaatatttttCACCCTTTAGGCTCTGGATTCAAACTAATTACAATACAGGATCATTCTGCAATAATCATGATAATATATACGGTGTAATTTtacatatgcaattaaaaaaaataagactttATTCCTATCTTTCATAATAAAGAGATAATTTCTAATAAACTCTCGAccgaaaaaaaatatacaatatcataatatggaattactatttaaacttttactatttttcattaatttaaaagaTTCACATGCTACTTTGAAAATCTAATAATTTAGAGACTTTACGCCATAGTCTCAAATATAGGGCCTAAATAAAATACTCACTTTCACAAAAAATAGGTATTCAGATATTTCAAGAGAGAAATGTTGACATTTAGTGGTTTGttgtttaataaatttttataaaaatggcCATTTTGCAAATTATAGTAAAGTTGTGACATTCATCCATCATAACCTCTGaacaattaaatatatcaaTTCACAATACTCATAAATAATTTACCAAATTAGGAGAATAAAGATTGTAATAAAATTATGATGACGTAAATAATTTACCAAAAAGATTGTAATAAAATTATGATGCTctcatcaaaatttaatatagtgtaatttttttctgttttgaACATATATTGTGAGactattttatacaaattcctTAAAACGGTGCCACAAGTTAAACACTAGGcattaaataataaatgatcatatttctgcaaatcattcatatttttatgaatCTAGAAAGAAATCagaattatttcaatttaaatggGTAATCACTAAtcactatattttatttaaatttaactacATTTATTAAGATAAATAAGGACTTATTATTCCATCCACTTATAGTAATAAGTTATTTGTACTTACTAGAGGCGAAATCAGAATTTTCAACAAGGGAGTTCATAATCTGTAGAATAGATAGTTGAAGAGGGttcgacatctactatatatacatataaatttattttaatcatgtataaataatataattttccgtCGAAAAAATTCGGATGAACCCTTAATACAATATATAGCTCCATCGTGGTACTTACCATTCTTTTATTGTCTCAATACACAAGAGTATTCAACTCTTAGATGTGTTTAATCTTTaacttaaacaaataaattgacCCTAAAATGTTTCTAGTAAACTTTATTCGACTCGCTCTTCTTTTTTAGTCTATTTGATGAAGAGCggcatattttttatatttatagaaaataatttaatttttaatataaattttattactaataaaattatttatagttaatcgattttaattattaaacttTTGTTCTTAAATTTTCTATCAAGTCAAACCgcgttatattttttataatttaattaaagtcgCAACCTtatccattttttcttttgaccctattttattttatttttttcaattttaacacGATTTTTTTATCTACTtagaaataatgaaatattttcaaaataacttattgaTACGATACACTATTTTTACTGTATCAAATCATATTACGTCACATAATTTTAactaatcaatatatttttattatatcaaattaaattacgTCACATAAATTTTGGACTTATATTTCATGCCCTTAATCAAATCTTTGACTAATATGacctctttattttattttttctttctatttctactttttcttgttcttttgtCTTCTCCTTTTTTAGCTGGCTTGCTTTTTTGATACagttttattgattttctcTTTCTATGTATTGATAAGATGCAAGATATACACACTCATTTACCTACgctaccccccacccccaccccttcaACCCCACATTCTTTTTCCCCTTAATTTTCTGTAGACTCACGTTTATCGTGGATACCCTTCAAGAAGTGTTGTTTGGGCTGTGAAAACTTCAATAAACTCACTttcccatatttttttttcttacaagaGAAGTTCCCAAAACTTCAAAAAGATCAGATTTTTGATCGTTTTCATTCTTTCAATTGACTTGTTTCTTgctgaatgaacaaaaaagataCAATCTTTGTAAGTTAAATAGATAGATTtttgaagagaaaaagaatgaatGGTGTTACACATACAGAACCAGAAATTTCTGAATTTGTTGAAGTTGATCCAACTGGTAGATATGGCAGAGTATGTTCTCTCTCTTTGTTTGTTTGTGTCAAAGTCAGGTTTTTTCACTCCAATGAAGTTTTGAGCTTGatgttttgttcttttcttgttttcttgatgCAGTATAATGAAATTCTTGGAAAAGGAGCTTCAAAAACTGTGTATGAATTCAAAACTTATCTTCCTTTTTTTGCTTGTATAAATGGGTATTTGTTAGATCTACTAGACACCCATTTTGGTATTTGGTTCAAATGTTGCAGCTTTATTGTGGGGTTTATAGAAATGGGGTGTttcaagattttttatttttttggcttCTCCAAATTTTTGGATAAAGGATGGAACTTGAAGGTGGATCATTGTGATTTGATTGGTTTTTATGTAATGACTGTGCAGTTATAGAGCATTTGATGAATATGAAGGGATTGAAGTTGCTTGGAATCAAGTGAAGCTTTATGATTTCTTACAAAGTCCTGAAGATCTTGAGAGGCTTTACTGTGAAATTCATTTGCTCAAGACTTTGAAGCACAAAAATATCATGACATTTTATACTTCTTGGGTGGATCCTGCTAACAGGAACATCAATTTTGTTACTGAAATGTTCACTTCTGGAACTCTTAGACAGTGAGTTCTTAATTTTCTGTTTCTTggcatttcatttttttttttaactattgcTAAATCTGGATCTCCTCCACCATCACCCTCAAATCCTttgcttttttttgtttgtgggGTTTGGTAGGTATAGGCTGAAACACAAAAGAGTCAATATTAGAGCAGTAAAGCGCTGGTGCAGACAGATCCTGAATGGGCTTCTCTATCTTCATAGTCATGACCCCCCTGTAATCCATAGAGATCTTAAGTGTGATAACATCTTTATCAATGGAAACCAAGGAGAAGTGAAAATTGGAGATCTTGGCCTTGCTGCTATTCTGCGAAAATCGCATGCTGCTCATTGTGTTGGTAAACTTCTTGCACTGATTTTACTCACCTTATACTTTTCTCTTCTGCTTTGCCTAGTGTGTGAAATGTATATGATCAACTTGTGTGTGTTTGTGCTATGACTTGGAAAATGGTTTGCTCAAATGTTTATGGGTCTGTAATGATCAGGTACGCCTGAGTTCATGGCACCGGAAGTTTACGAGGAGGAATACAATGAACTAGTTGACATATATTCTTTTGGTATGTGCATATTAGAAATGGTTACTTTTGAGTACCCATATAGTGAGTGCACCCATCCAGCTCAGATCTACAAGAAAGTGATGTCTGTAAGTACTTATCTTTTGTACTCTTTTTGTCCTTCCCTTTCTGTTGTGGTTATCCCAATTGATTTGGTCAATATTTTAGGGGAAAAAACCAGACGCGTTGTACCAAGTGAAGGATCCTGAGATACGTCAATTCGTTGAAAAATGTTTGGCCACCGTGTCTCTAAGGCTCTCAGCAAGAGAGCTTCTGGATGACCCTTTTCTCCGGACTGATGATAGTGAATCAGATTTAAGACATACAGAGTCTAGGAGAGAACTAGATTATATGAACCCTCTGCTAAGGAAGCCTGTCATCGCACTAGATTATGAAGGAAAATCATTTGGTAATGGCACCTACAATGATTATGGTTTTGATGATATACATGAATGGGCATCTGATCCAAATGAATACGAGCAAACTGGAATTGAACTGTTTGAGTATAACGATGATGAACACGATGAACATTCCGCAGATTTGGATATAACTATTAAAgggaagagaaaagaagatggAAGCATCTTCTTAAGACTCAGAATTGCAGACAAAGAAGGTAGGCCGCCATAACTTATTTTCTTGAACTGATTTGTTTGTGCTTATCATGAGCTGAAAATTGTGCTATCTGTGTCTTTGCAGGCCGTATCAGGAACATCTATTTCCCATTTGATGTTGAATATGATACAGCATTAACTGTTGCAACTGAAATGGTATCCGAATTGGATATAACTGATCAAGATGTTACAAAAATCGCCGATATGATTGATGGTGAGATTTCCAAATTAGAACCCGATTGGAAGCCAGGGCCAGGAATCGTAGAAACCCCTCGCTTTGCAAATTCTAGCTTCTGTCACAACTGTTCGTCCAACAATTCCTCTGTCGGTTCGTTCATGAATTTCCTATCTAAAAATCCAGTTGCTCAGAATTTGCAGCTAGCAGAATGCAATGGATGTGCTGCTACACATGGTCGGTTTGAAGAGGTTACCTATCAAAATAATAGTCCTCGGCCTATTGGTTCGACTTATTCTGATGAACCAGCATCATCAAGCCATATTAATGGTGTCCATTACAACTTGTTCAAAATGAATGGCTTCCATCACACAGAGATTTGGGATCGGCATGAAAGCTTTGAATGCAGTTCAGTGGGATCCGAGGAGAGTCATTCCCTTGAAGGAGGTGAGAAATTGTATCACGACCCTTCAACAGAAGGTCAGAAAGAGGCTGGACCAAAGAGTGAGCTTACATCAGGTGTAAAAAGTTTAGACAGATCTTTATCAAATCCCCGTTCTTTAGGTGAAATTCCTGCGTCATACGAAATATCTGAGTATGAGCACTTGATTGAGCAGGAAATGAGATGGCTCAAAGCAAACTACCAGATAAAATTGAGGGAGCTAAAAGATCAACACTTGGGACTTCCACCTAAAGCTTCAAAGCCTCCTACAGGTTCCTCTAAGCGGAAAAAGAAGACGAAGAATAAGAACTCATGTCTTGAAACTCTACTAAAGTCTTCTGATTGTGGCAAGACCATTAGTTCAGAATCAAATGGACTTAGCTGCCCCATTTCGGTATCCCAAAGGGCCCGAAAATGTGAGGCGATCAAAGGTTCCCCGAATGTCAGAGACATGGTTAGTTCTGCAAAGAGTTTCTTCACTAGAACATTGCTTCCTAACTCACTTCACAGAACAACATCCTTACCAGTTGATGCTGTTGATATATAACTGTTGTAAGAAACTccatttttcttgtttctttttaaGTGTTTCATACAATAGTAGAGGCTGTATAATTGTCTTTGTTATCTATGAGGTTAGTTTATTGATCATCAGGCCATCCAATTTACCCCTCCCTTTTCTACTTGTGGGGTTTGCCtatatttatattcatgaatagaaaaaatatgaatgataGTGAGCTGTGACAGGCATCTTATGAGACAATGTAATTATTGAGGCTTTAGATTATTTCTCCAAGTGGGATATATGTACATGACTTTGGTTCAAATTTTTGTACTCACAATAATAACATTATCCTTTTACCTTAAAATTGCCAAAGATGTGCATCTATTTGTCTCTTCTCATTGGTgcctttatttttttagttgaagtGCATTATTTTCTGCAACATGCAACtgaccttattttattttagtatgttaGTTATTTGCTGGCCAATGAGAGGTTTTATTGAGAATTCTTGCATTTGCAATATTGCATATATCCTCAACTTTATTGTCAATGATAGAAGTTTGgttttcaaatatgaaattattgCTTATGTCCCACTCCTCATCATGCCTCATCCAACTCACAATCTCCTCCTTTTCATATATGGTCCAAAAGGGATAACTTCAATGAAATTCTGTCCATTATATGTTTTTGGTTGACCATACTGTAAACTAAAATAAGAGAAGGTCGCTTGAAATGGTCTGATCATGTTCTATGTTGATCACGAATATACACGCTCAGTACTGATCATGTTCTATGTTGATCACGAATGTACAAGCTCAGTACTAATCATGTTCTATGTTGATCGCGAATATACACGCTCAGTAGGAGTTGTATATGCTAAATAGTGAAGATTAGTGTGGTTAATTTCAACTTGGTTAAAATTAAGATGTAGTTATTACGgtattagataaaaaaaaaaaaagaatcttttgtagttgggttttttttttcctttgtttgTTTGGACAGCAATAATGAGGTTGGATTTCACACATTGAGAAGGaatcttaaattaaattgttacaCATAAATActgaattttatgaaattggACCAAAGCTAAAGAGACTCCATAGGCATATGGACACTAGCCAAACTTttaatctattaaaaataataggcTGGCTCACTCTATAATtgtttcatctttttttaaagGTATATTCCAAATTATTATTCtctcttttattcattttttttgtctgaagtcaatttatattaaaatttgtcatttttaacTATGataaaacatgataaatatttatctGTATCGAGTATTAAAATGATAATTGGTGTATTTTGTAATATGTTCATGATTAAAAGtagtaatatatataagattttCAACTTTACTTAGAAACTACTATTCAAAGGAGAAAATTGAAACAATTTGGCTGAAAAAAACTCgcaaattaaaatacaaatttgaataGTATCGAAGGAATAGGATAATCAATATGTTCTATTTGTTTGACTATTAAAggtcaaatttttattataaaattctaGCTTTAAAGTCTCCTGTTTATTTTAAGACAAAGACGGgactattattttaattatttaatatatttgaaaatttcaaatgtCATCAAAATGTTTAGAAAAATTGGTCCACCATGAAATAACTTTTTGGTTTATTTTCTTTGATAGCaagttttgatttataaattttttctgaaaatcatttatgggtattttagaaataaatcatattttttttaaaaaaataattggtgGTTGGATGATATTTTTTCGTATGAAGGCATTTAAATTCTTGCAAACTCTATAAACGTGTTGACTATttaatgaccaaaaaaaaagaaagaaattgaaaGTGAAATTCTTAAGGtcaatacaaattaaaatatactactatgactattttttttttaaaaaaaatgaaacatatatTTACCAAACTGAAATGTTAAATACATTCCTAGACCATTTTaagataggttaactaaatttTTATCACGTTTAATTGACTAAATTTTTATCACGTTTAATTGACTCgtcttaaaaattaatcaaccattaaaaaaatattatatctctTTTTTCTCCAGCTAATTAGGAAATGAAATCCTTGtttatttgatttggttttcaTAGAGTAAGGGGATTTTACAAGTTACAACATAATAATGAAATTTCTAAATTTGATTTTGACTCAAAAGTATATACAAAACGTCTTTTAATCTGAATTTGGTGTCAAGCACTTCTCATCACACAAATAATTGtctagataattaattaattaatacctAATAATGTTACAATATTGACAAAAATGAAAGATtagttatttttccatttttattttccttttttccttAAGTAGTCAAAATATTGACTACAAATTAATCTAGTAATCATCACCATTAAAACTATTCCTTAAACTTAATGCTCTTAATGAAAtacatactttttttaaaaataaaacagaaaattaaaataaacaagaaacaattatcaattagaaatttattgttatataaCATGAGTCCCTTCCCTTTAATTTTCCATCGAATAAGTTCACTGAGAGATGCATAGTAAAAAAACGAATTTTCACTAAAATAGTGAAAAAACattctaattttttcatataaaataattatgttttttttccatAGCAGttcaattaaaatatctataaaaatagtcactaaatattttttctaaataaaaagtaataattgtTTAGTAGTATATATTTTTAGGAATCCGAAACTCAAAGGgtagaaaatattaacaaaaatttcaaaacggtatataaaattttatataaaccaaaacggtaaaatcgctgccgACGCAGCGATTTACTTCaactaaaaaagtaaaatcgctgctcAAGCAGCGATTTCAAAATGTTTCTTCTTACAAATCGCTGCCAGGGCAGcgatttaacattattttctaattttcttttttttaaaaaaaaaataaggtatatCGCTGCTCTAGCAGCGAtttatgaagaatttttttttaaaaaaaatcgctgccagtgcagcgattaataaaaaaatatatatatattttccaatataaatcgctgccttagcagcgatttataaaaaaaaaaattgttattaaatcgctgagcaattttttaaataaatttttttttaaaaaatgttaacttatgtttataatttataagaaaatatacattatttttaaaaaattaaaaataagtaaatatattttctttctaaaaaaaagatattatattgaatttaaatttaaataatatttgaattcaaataattaatttttttaaataaaaaattaaatgagaaaaattatttaattttttttaaaacaaaattatatacttttatatttactatgcatggatgatattttaaatgttgccaAAATTCAATATCACCACGACGCGTATATAAGCAACATCTCTCTTCTTTTATGCTACCATTCCAAATTCCTTCGGAACGatgatgaacttgaatttttaatacatcATGCTCTACTGGACAAGGATGTACGTATAAATTTGATGGATCCATAtctatacacaaaaaataaaaataaaaattaacattaaCATAAGTATCAAACGATTGAATGTATcaacaatatcatataaaagtataaaattaattaaaataaattaaaaataaaataaatttaaactcaccttataaagaaaatgcttttaaaaactttagaaaatttgaagaataacaAGAATTTTAAGATTGTGGAAGATTGAAAGTAGATTGGATTGGAAGATTGAAAGATTGAACTACCAATTTATAGAAttcaaagtatgaaaaattgaaGTACCAATTTATAGAATTCAAAGTATGATTTACatgtgaatatttttttgaaaacttacaataaaaacaaaggtTTACTATTGTGATGTCATCCACTTTAACTTGtgaaaattttcttcaaattatacaataaaaacaaaaaattttactattgtcatgtgatccttttcactttatatatatatatatataaatctttatatatatatatatatatataaaagtatataattttgttttaaaaaaattaaataatttttctcatttaatttttttatttaaaaaaattaattatttgaattcaaatattatttaaatttaaattcaatttttagaaagaaaatatatttacttatttttaattttttaaaaataatgtatattttcttataaattatatacataagttaacatttttaaaatttttttttatttaaaaaattgctcagcgatttaataacaattttttttttttataaatcgctgcactggcagcgattttttttttaaaaaaaatttcttcgtAAATCGCTGCCAGAGCAGCGAtataccttatttttttaaaaaaaaaagaaaattaaaaaataatgttaaatcgCTGCCCTGGCAGCGATTTGTAAGAAGAAACATTTTGAAATCGCTGCTTGAgcagcgatttcatttttttattaaaaaaaattttttttggcaaaatcgctgcctcagcagcgattttactttttcagttGAAGTAAATCGCTGCGTcggcagcgattttaccgttttggtttatataaaattttatataccgttttggaatttttgttaatattttctacCCTTTAAGTTTCGGACTCATATTTTTAGTTACGTAATACATATTGTGCTTGATTTCTAATTATCATTATAGGAcaaattaaagttgaaaattttcACGTAAAAAAAGTTAAGCAATTGggattatttcatcaaaaagttaaaatatattttgctaAATAATCAAAAGTTACAAAGAAAGaacttctaatttattttaaagatgtTTATCCCTAATTCCCCACTAACTCAAATCTCTTTTCTTTAGTCAACCActttatttttccaattttttccgccaagaataaaaaattaatgctTCATTATTGATTAATGATTGAACCTATTTATTATGGTACTAATTAAAGTGTACCTCTCGTACCAGTAGATCTAaactattttgatattttttttatggtgGGTGGGGGGAGTTAAACCAGTCAATTAAAATCAGTTAAATGACCTAATTTTAGGTTTGGTATATATATAGAGATATttacaataatagtaataaaaacaatttattagttctaacaataatgataatgatgatatatatatatagactatGGTTATGACTTCCTTGCATTGGATTCCAATAGTCTTAGGATACTCAAATTATAAggtttattataaattaaggatatgttttattaattaagaGATGAAAATATTCCCAATTtggtgaaattaattaaaatatgatcaCTAGCCCCAAAATTAAGAAACCTTCCATGTGCACTTTCTCCCACATGCATTTTTAAGTTTAGGAGAAGTCATGAGTGGTTTAGTATTTGAAATTTactaattcaattaattaagatttgcgttaaaatattcatttattttttgaattaagtATGACGATATATCAATCAATGCTCTTTCTTGTTTGTTTTTAAACTCACTCATAGGGGTTGGGAGCTTCTCAGCCATTGGCATCCGATCTCAATTTTcatttagggtgtgtttggtaggaaaggaaaatgttttccatggaaaatgttttcctagaaaatgttttcctgaaaaataagtagatttttgacttattttctcatgtttggttggtgcatagaaaatattttccggaaatgatttttagtgtttaatttatgaatgaaaaatgtttttgaggaacatcttttatttttactagag is part of the Solanum lycopersicum chromosome 1, SLM_r2.1 genome and harbors:
- the LOC101243743 gene encoding probable serine/threonine-protein kinase WNK9 → MNGVTHTEPEISEFVEVDPTGRYGRYNEILGKGASKTVYRAFDEYEGIEVAWNQVKLYDFLQSPEDLERLYCEIHLLKTLKHKNIMTFYTSWVDPANRNINFVTEMFTSGTLRQYRLKHKRVNIRAVKRWCRQILNGLLYLHSHDPPVIHRDLKCDNIFINGNQGEVKIGDLGLAAILRKSHAAHCVGTPEFMAPEVYEEEYNELVDIYSFGMCILEMVTFEYPYSECTHPAQIYKKVMSGKKPDALYQVKDPEIRQFVEKCLATVSLRLSARELLDDPFLRTDDSESDLRHTESRRELDYMNPLLRKPVIALDYEGKSFGNGTYNDYGFDDIHEWASDPNEYEQTGIELFEYNDDEHDEHSADLDITIKGKRKEDGSIFLRLRIADKEGRIRNIYFPFDVEYDTALTVATEMVSELDITDQDVTKIADMIDGEISKLEPDWKPGPGIVETPRFANSSFCHNCSSNNSSVGSFMNFLSKNPVAQNLQLAECNGCAATHGRFEEVTYQNNSPRPIGSTYSDEPASSSHINGVHYNLFKMNGFHHTEIWDRHESFECSSVGSEESHSLEGGEKLYHDPSTEGQKEAGPKSELTSGVKSLDRSLSNPRSLGEIPASYEISEYEHLIEQEMRWLKANYQIKLRELKDQHLGLPPKASKPPTGSSKRKKKTKNKNSCLETLLKSSDCGKTISSESNGLSCPISVSQRARKCEAIKGSPNVRDMVSSAKSFFTRTLLPNSLHRTTSLPVDAVDI